DNA sequence from the Canis aureus isolate CA01 chromosome 12, VMU_Caureus_v.1.0, whole genome shotgun sequence genome:
ACACCTGATTATTTAAAGCAGACAAAATGAATATGTTTTTGCATTTGGAAGCAGATTTGGTAGAAAAAtagaggtttttgttttcctaaaatgtCCCGGTTCTTTAAAACAGGGAACTTCTTTgaggggtcagcccaggtggctcagcggtttagtgccaccttcagcccagggtgtgatcctcgagacccgggatcgagtcctgagtcgggctccctacatggagcctgcttctccctctgcttgtgtctctgcctctctgtgtgtgtgtctctcatgaatgaatgaataaataaaacctttaaaaaataaaacagggaactttttaaaaattaaatattaaattacttttttttccaaaggtaaAGTGATTACCTGGGAGTTCCTTGGTAAAATCTATTAACCCCTGTAGGTGTAGAACCACTGTCTCTGAGAGTCGCAAAAAGCTCAGTTCAGGATTTGCATACTTCTGCAGCtagccaacaaaaagaaataagattaacatattttatttctttcaactaACTGTTTAAATCTTTAACTTTCATGTTTATGCTCTTATTTTCTAACATAATTAGCTATAAATTATTTCTTGTGATTAACACATAcaaatttctttgtttcctccaAAGGAATTGTATATTTTTGATGAGCAGCCACAATGTTATTAATGAGCTGATGTTCCTCTTGAGTTAGTTCCACGCTCTCCTTAATctataagaaaacataagggaaaaacTATAATGAATTATTATTAAGCAAAACATGTCATCATTAAAGAAACGAGAAATTTTGTGAGTCTTGCCACTTTTCCAGATCTAGTGGTGGATGATACAAGCTTGTCTActccttcctcttccactttGATGCTAGAGTAAAAACTGTTCTTCTGTTTAAAGTTCTTTCGAAGTCTCTTTGATTTGCATTGGATTTCTGTGAGCAAACCTGTGATATTACaattcatataaaatgttttaggtATGGCAAATAACATAGGATTTGATGTAAGTTGTCTTATACTGTATACACGTATAATCATAGACTTGTCTTTTCATGAAGAACATTTCATTTTTGGCACATATGTACACAGCAGTTAAATTTACTACattactttctccttttccttccataAGTACCCTCTACCTAAAAGTACACAGTCATCCTAAATATAAGTTGAAAATCAATTTTGCAACTCCAAATCATACATTTAGACCTTTTTATATTAGATAAATTTCCATATAAAGTATATCTTGGAAATGACATAAAATATCAATTGATATAACAGTTCAActaccttatctttttttttttttttttttatgatagtcacagagagagagagagagagaggcagagacataggcagagggagaagcaggctccatccaccgggagcccgacgtgggattcgatcccgggtctccaggatcgcgccctgggccaaaggcaggcgccaaaccgctgcgccacccagggatccctcaactacCTTATCTATgagctttttttctttgatttttatataagGTCAAGagaatattttgtgattttgttaAATGAGCTAAGTCAATTTTTTCCTAATAAGACAAGACAATGgcatttgttatggcagcctgagcagtcTCAGACAGGGATAAAGTAAAGGATTCAGTCTGGTTGGATAGGATAATCTTAAGATCTACTCCaatcctgaaattttttttaaagatttttaagtaatctctatccccaatatggggctcaaattcacaacccttgaaatcaaaagtcacatagtccaccaactgagctagctAGTCAGGCAGCCCTGACTCCAGAATTTTAAAGAATAGGAATCCTTTCGGTCAAAAACTTGAAAGAgctttgattttattaaaataagcatATAATATAAACAACATTGCACTGGTGTTTGTTTAACAGGAGTATagtgtaataaaaattaaagaatattatcATAGCAGTTGGAGGTGGATTGAACTAAAAAGAGATAATGAAGAAATAGccatgaaattaatataatagtaTAAGTGCAAGATAGTAAGAGTTTGTACCAGGCTAGCTTAGATATGAAAAGATAACACTAATAGTAccttattaagaaaaatgaattttgaaatcaCCATGACATTTTGGGCCCTGGAAAATAGGAGGAATTGAGGAAATAATGCCAAAATCTTGGTACTACTCTGAAGATTACAAGACATCATGTAATGTATAAGCTAAAAGTATTGTGAATGTAGAAGGAACTTAACCAAGGTACCCTTCTGCCTGTTGAGTTGGGTTTTGACACCTATGATGAGTTAGTAGGCTCTACATACCTAGTTATCATGTAGGCTGCTAAAAATATAAGACCAAAGAAGGGGAACTACTAATTTAAAATTCTGCTCTTTACAGATACGTAACTttaagtaaatatgaaaattcaAGGATTTCCAATGAAGACGAACATACTAGTATTGCCAAAATTAAAGCAGTACAGTATAGAATAGGGTTTATGGAAATAATTACCTAGATTGGTTACCAGTTATCCTAATCTATCAGTTGGTAGAAAAATAGCTTAAATCTAGACAAAATGTTAATGTTCAAATTGATAACTTGAAAAATGCATTATGTTGtcaataaagtaagaaaaagtaaaatccccccaaaaaagaacccCCAGAGTCAATAAATAACACTTACATTCTGCCAACATTCCCACTGCCTTACACTTTTTCAGTCTGCACTCTTGACATTTCCTACGCATGTACATGTCCATTTCACAGTGGCCACCATTCTTGCAATGATATACTGCATTTTTGGTAATGCTACGTCGAAAAAAAcctaatgacaaaaaaaattatttttaaaattttactttagatCTTTTCAGTTTTTACTACCTTCCtagtaaagtaataaaaataaattatttcaataaaatgtttttttccatcAATAAGAATTGgtttaatatacatttatattaccTCATGATTGATATCTTCTAATCCCAAGATTGTTCCTTTCAATAATCACATCTTTAAATAGTTCCATCACATTACGataactttctattttattatggTTATATCATCTAAAAGCATTTTTACGACTCTATTGTACAGAATGCCAAGATTCCATGAAGCATCTTTCAAGATGCACTTGAAAGAATATATGGTCATGtaaaactagaaggaaaatctctcttcttctctcctcatATTTCCACTTCAAAACTTACTCCTCtatcctccttcctttcttagcACTCCCAaggatgagaaaatattttttggttatttGGTCTGAGACATTGAATAGGCTgtgttatgtgtatgtgtgttttggtagaggtgtttatattttctttctcttcctaaatCCTTCCATAGCAGTCCCCCTTCCCAACTCCTCTTTCATTACCCATTCCAATGCAACAATCCCTGTATCTTCCTTAATCTATTCCAAGCAGTAAAGTTGATAAGCTTTGTCAATGCCCCCATACAGACCTGTGATGCCTTTTTCTGTAGAGAGTGAGAGTTTCATGCATTAGATTCATCAAAGGGAATAGAAAGCTCGGCCTATGCCGAGCTCTTCTACCTAGCTATATGCCTCCTCTTCTACCTAGCTTTAACGGCAAGGCCTTGCATTTTAAGAGTAAGCAAATATTTGCCCAGTTATTCTATTCATGAAGCTGGTACCTCATTTTCCACAGTCTTCATTTGGCTATTCTTTGTGACCGGTGAGTTATGAAATTCTAACAGTAAATGTTCACCCTGAACTTCCAACAGACCTGTTTACCAAGTGCTGCATCAGCCTAATCATTTCCAGGTTCTGTCCCAACATTGCATTTGTAAACAAAAACAATGCAGAAGTGTTTCAAAACTTCATCGAGGACTATTTCACTCTGAAAACTTCATTGTCAATGATGATCTTCACTTGCAAACCCcccatttgttttcaaaaaaagcattcaaagaaattaaaatagaatcatagAAGTCATTTAATTCAAATTCCCTTATAATGTATGAATTATATCAACCACATGAGAAGATATAATAGTTAATGTTTAGATattttttgaatcatttttttaaaaagatttatttacatacttacttacttacttacttgagaCAGAGCAAGCGCCCTGGCATATGCATGGGgcagggacaaacagactctgagccaagtgcagagccccactcagggcaCAATCCCACCATccaaggtcacaacctgagctgaaaccaagagccagttgcccaactgactgagccacccaggcacccctaaaaatcattttctattcCAATATCAGATTCATCTAAGAACATAGCTTCTATGTATAAAtgttagattttatatttatttttttattttatatttaaatgtaagtttttcatcaaaaataaaaccaaatcaaaactTTATTACATTCCATTTTCATGTCTTTTATGACACAGATTACCTTTAAAGGTATCAATGGCTCTCCCCggttttatttttcacactttAAAAAGTAAGAGTATTCTTACATGCCTAAAATTTCATGACTCTTCAGAGAACACTAGGACTTCAGTTTTAACTTTATCCTTACCTTTGCAACCTTCACAAGTAAGCGCATTATAATGATATCCTGATGCTTTATCACCACAAACTACACAGAGTTCTTCCTGTCGCTTAAGCCGAATAGAAGAATGCGTTAGGCTGGACCTTTTAATTCCAGAGTATCCATCTTCAGCATCATGGTCAACCACAAAGGTGGGTTTGCTTAATTCATAGGAACCAAATCCACATTCTCCACCACTGAACTGTGGATCCAAGCTATAAGAGCTGAAGTGACTTTGTAAAGATTGGGTCTGTAGAGCTGACGGAAACTGGACAGTAGAATACTGGCAATAAGGTGATTCTTGAAAATCAGTGTCGTGCAGCTGATAATTGATTTGCTCTGGCAGAATATCTatttttaccataaaaaaaaaaacaaatggtaaaaatcaaaatttcataATTGTTTTCAAATGTCAAAGAGTTTTATGCTCAACAGTGAGTACCACATGTCCACTACATCCCAGGAACTTGCTGTCCAGCATGAGAAGGAGGTAGTAAACTGAATTGCAATGCATCAGGAGTACTGCCATCCCCGTGGTATGCAGAGGTTGCTCAGGAGCTGAGAGAAAGGGCAGCTAATGGCCTGCATAACAATCCagtctcctttcattttttttttttaagattttatttattcatgagagccagagagagagagacagagaggcagagacacaggcagagggagaagcaggctccatgcagggagcccgacgtggtactcaattctgggactccaggatcacgccctgggccgaaggcagacgctaaaccactgagccccccggggctgcccctccagTCTCCTTTCTTAAATAGAAATGCATTATTTCCCAtggtttgaaaagaaagaagggtcTCCCCATCTTTTGCATTTCCCTTGTGTGGATACAACTGTTTGCAGTACAGTCAGGTCGGTAAAAGAGATAAATTAGTAAATTATcccactccccccaaaaaaatcaaactaaaatacAATTTTACCAACTACCTCGTtatttcaagcaaaaaaaaaaaaaaaaagttttcttttggaCTCTGCATTTAATATACCTTAACATTCTCCTTTGCCATTTGTAGACCTGATTTAAATTACtagtttcttttgtgttttgttgactATCAATTCTAACCAGCAATTATCTGGAGATAAATTCACCTACCTCACTAGGTTACTATAAGGATGAAACAAAATAGGGTATGCaaaagcatatataatatataaaatgatgctTAATGAatatcattattataattatcagAAGCTCCCAACAccaacttactttcttttttgagatgtatttatttatttcagggagagagaatgagagagtgcaTGCCCcaactgggggaagggcagaaggagagagagagtctttgggcagactctccactgaccaaggagcctgatacagggcttgattcccAGACTCTAAGATCTTGCCCtcaaccaaaatcaagagctggctgcttaactggactgagccacccaggcaccaaaaATTTAAACTTACTTTCTGCTTTCAGGaaaacctctttctttctttttttttttttttttttttaagatttatttgttcatgagagacacagagagagaggcagagacacaggcagagggagaagcaggctccatgcagggagcccgatgtgggacttgaccctggttctccaggatcaggccctgggccaaaggcagcattaaaccactgaaccacccgggctgcaccTGCTTTCAGGAAAATTTCTAAATCTAAATTCAGAAAATTGGCTCCAAAAGGACCCAGAAATACTGAGTTGCTCTATATCTGTAACTAGTAATATTTATACTTTTCCTGATACTGAGGTGATTAAACTTACTTTTAACCTCAAAATTCTACCACCAAGATTGGTAAacagtataatttttattaactcaCATAAATCACTTGCAAACTTACAGCCTTCAGTCTAACGCTAACTgttgaataaatattaatgacagcctaatataaaaaagaaaggctaTCAGTAAAaacaataactttttttaaagatgagggcCCTTCTTGAATGAGTGTCAAAAGACTGCATGGAGAATACTAACTGATTTTCCATTGGCATGGAAATTAGAATGgagaccctaaccctaaccttcactctaaaagaaaactgcatttaaaaataaatttatcttattGCCTTAGTCTTTTCAGAGAAAATTCCTATTGTATCCtgcattgtttctattttgttccctTTGCTAGAAATCTTACAGTAAGATGAAAATTTCAAGGATACTTAATAGCTACTCTGAGCCACATTTACTAAATTGCTTGTGATCTAGCTTCAACTAGCCCTAAAATAACTTCTAATTTGCAtgttaattcaaattttaaaaattaaatacaattttaagctATCATGCATTTCCCTCTTTACATCTGATCCTGGCTTACAACATTGtagtattactgatttttttgtaattaattatattcttttattgtttttttattttaattcctctaaTAGGAAATAATGTAAAATCATTGATGTActtgttaatttctcttttaaaaaactctGTAATTAACCATAATGTCACACCAAAAGTGTTTTATTAACACtgtagtggggatccctgggtggcgcagcggtttggcgcctgcctttggcccagggcgcgatcctggagacccgggatcgaatcccacgtcaggctcccggtgcatggagcctgcttctccctctgcctgtgtctctgcctcattctctctctctctgtgtgtgactatcacaaataaataaaaattaaaaaaaaaaattaaaaaaaaaaaacactgtagtgTTTATTAATACTATAGCTTTTTGTTACATACCATAGTACTGCACTGGTTCAGCAAGACAGTACCCATCAGATGTAGTGACATAAGTATTTGCCATTCTCTGCTCCAATTCTCACTTATTCATCAGTGAATGCTGAAATAGaactaaaggaaacaaaatttttgTAAGCTATTTAAAAGTATGACTATCAAATCAGCatgattttataaaaagtaaaatactatttttgaaaaatagtttagTAGAATCTATACATTAGACATATTTATCCtttaactggaaaaatatttttgtatctctaCACACCAAATTATTAGTTCTGCCAGTTTCTTATTCCTCAGCTCTTTACAAATAACTCAGTAATTCTTGGTAATAATCAAGGTGGCTTTTGAAAGTGTACCAAGCTTTCATGTTAGGCTTCATACACTGCTTTCA
Encoded proteins:
- the LOC144280576 gene encoding bile acid receptor-like isoform X1 — its product is MANTYVTTSDGYCLAEPVQYYDILPEQINYQLHDTDFQESPYCQYSTVQFPSALQTQSLQSHFSSYSLDPQFSGGECGFGSYELSKPTFVVDHDAEDGYSGIKRSSLTHSSIRLKRQEELCVVCGDKASGYHYNALTCEGCKGFFRRSITKNAVYHCKNGGHCEMDMYMRRKCQECRLKKCKAVGMLAECLLTEIQCKSKRLRKNFKQKNSFYSSIKVEEEGVDKLVSSTTRSGKVIKESVELTQEEHQLINNIVAAHQKYTIPLEETKKFLQKYANPELSFLRLSETVVLHLQGLIDFTKELPGFENLTIEDQTALRKGSKTEVMFLHGAQLYSQKQCLSSASESTMRIADHSDHSLNFHNQSDNRNVIYSVETFHNEDCLPTTLTGIAEEFITTLFYFYRRMSELNITNIEYALLAATTVFFSDRPHLKNKRHVENLQEPILHILYKYSKIYHPEDLQHFAHLIGRLTELRTLNHNYSEILSTWKAKDP
- the LOC144280576 gene encoding bile acid receptor-like isoform X2, with amino-acid sequence MANTYVTTSDGYCLAEPVQYYDILPEQINYQLHDTDFQESPYCQYSTVQFPSALQTQSLQSHFSSYSLDPQFSGGECGFGSYELSKPTFVVDHDAEDGYSGIKRSSLTHSSIRLKRQEELCVVCGDKASGYHYNALTCEGCKGFFRRSITKNAVYHCKNGGHCEMDMYMRRKCQECRLKKCKAVGMLAECLLTEIQCKSKRLRKNFKQKNSFYSSIKVEEEGVDKLVSSTTRSGKVIKESVELTQEEHQLINNIVAAHQKYTIPLEETKKFLQKYANPELSFLRLSETVVLHLQGLIDFTKELPGFENLTIEDQTALRKGSKTEVMFLHGAQLYSQKQCLSSASESIAEEFITTLFYFYRRMSELNITNIEYALLAATTVFFSDRPHLKNKRHVENLQEPILHILYKYSKIYHPEDLQHFAHLIGRLTELRTLNHNYSEILSTWKAKDP